A single window of Desulfovibrio sp. G11 DNA harbors:
- a CDS encoding type I polyketide synthase: MMDRPQSPVAIVGMGFRFPGNIYDALGMWNMLSHGRCCITKIPANRWPVNELEHSNRSEPGRSVTFAAGVLSDIDKFDAAFFGISPREAAWLDPQQRLLLEMAYEAMEDSGIRPSSLAGSSCGVYIGISGLDYGQHALEDMASMSAYVMTGNTLSVAANRLSYFFDLHGPSMSVDTACSSSLVALHHACQAVSGGEVPMALAGGVGLLMHPYSFVGFSKANMLSARGHCRPFDASADGYVRAEGGAVLLLKPLHKALEDGDPIHATIVASGVNADGGRKSGLTIPSVAAQAELMRHVLLKSQLRPEDVDFIEAHGTGTPAGDPVEVASIGQAYGDGRGRPVPISSVKANVGHLEPASGMAGLVKAVLALKNKFLPPMSLDFTPNPAIDFKEANVECAACGISLLRKDEKPLTAGVNSFGFGGVNAHVILQAAPLRAASPAKLAATLPPLLLSARSEDALCAMAANYADHIERAGLPGYYDIAYGAAFHRDRMEKRLALFRENFDEIVPALRSWAAGDRSAHILREDTIGKEGGIVFVYTGNGAQWHGMGRTLYIESADFAAIMSSLDKDMRPLLGFSLLDVLQGEDPEILQDTTVSQPLLFSIQVGVTNLLRKWGIAPQAAMGHSVGEITAAWATGALSLQQAIQVICARSHAQGKTRGSGRMAAVGMSAGAAHELIQEMGLAAEVEIAGINSPNNITLSGKLDALLQIQAHLQLENTFFHLLELDYAFHSRSMDSIKDVLAQKLEGFCPSPTSAVLASTVTGRKIEGSALGSEYWWNNVRQAVRFSDAVQELASLGFRIFVEVGPHAILQRYLRETLSASGIKGRIFSTLLRGDDGKERIARLAMRLHLFSDETNLRAFFPYEGERVRLPLYPWQKTRCWFPRTSECALDKRRTHPLLGWPLEGVDLIWENILDPDKDIWLADHNVGGAVVFPGAGYVEMALACAHAWSGNEHVVLESLDIAIPLVFEGGNAQCVRCSLHTADGTFRIVSRPRLGTGDWVQHASGRILSATGRTPDLDMRALPQGCQEMNGAALYALAEALGLEYGPAFQVVQNVRAHNDRFDVDLIPVAADAQDYLLHPVVLDACFHSLVSLQAHDDASLQVAYLPVKMGRFDRCAPGVVTRIKARVHHWGRRSLGADFELWDEAAGRLVACVSDCRFRSMPLSHAMRQSVEEWSILPWLHPLACEEKVRTTPSLDSLMALLAPTSDAFEASRESWFKHVLPLMEAMTLAFAWQAFRSLAADDPHWAQKISGAYAQWLMCLLRDEGLLEQRNGEWLLASESGIPPVESLWQDALRHDSRSLPSLLALGRTGLHLENVLSGQMDGGALREEIYTASVARAFNHADPANLGMERALNAVVQHLAETWSGPTRLRILEIGAAPGNLTKLLDAKLPEDRFEHVLALCNSEATHQARARYEKHPSVTVVSCDAVQLSFDDEKIFQRSFDVIVLRHALHKADNLRGALSKIRGLLSSNGLLLAVERHPDWSTDFLEGLDSAWWQVNPAEPENPLSSLLVPEAWQQAFEEHGFSSCRIYKESAAEGLAEGAYLLLAAGPDEQCEIVDIPEKKEWLLLGDAASEHLAESLCARLQAKGQQVVCTCHENPQAVGNADHVVFLRGGHATPQEVTPTLDDLLYYVRQCVEHDAAPRLWIVTRGGALDSGLPEGCEVRPAQCALWGLGRVVASEYDQLHCTLVDAPYLLNDEDAARLLEQEFLYSDDTDEVLLTPRGRYALRLKKGGAAAAASITPMDRCRLDFMRPGKLGNLTWYADNKRVLAPDEVEARVMATGLNFRDVMLTMGLLPDEAVENGFAGPSLGLEFAGVVTRVGHAVEDLQPGDTVVGFAPACFASHVVTPKHAVVRIPETWNYEAAATIPTVFFTAWYALNYLARLQPHETVLIHGAAGGVGIAAIQIAHHLGAKVFATAGSEEKRDFLRLMGVEHVFDSRSLSFADDVLAATGGAGVDVALNSLAGEAMRRSLGVLKPFGRFLELGKRDFVENTSLGLRPFKENISYFAIDADQLLTARPALAAKLFQEVMRLLEEEVLAPLPYRIFPATDVVAAFRTMQQAQHIGKIVVSLADLPPVPHVGESPATLDLSGAGTWLVTGGLSGFGLATADHLAKRGVRHLVLVGRRGATTPEAVQALESLADQGVNARAEACDVSDAAAVRALVERVAATMPPLTGVVHAAAVFDDRFLAQMDKQSLDAVLSPKLYGAWHLHEATLGLSLTHFVLYSSISTALGNPGQGNYVAANAGLEGLARLRVSMGLPAACIAWGPVGDVGYLTRNDAVKKTLAQRLGKAPMSSSEAMEQFDAALAAGGLHILANVDWGAVLGMFPRAASRFDLIGRHAVSQRGPETSLDIHQLLDGKSPEQVLEIIRGLIAEEVAQVLALGVGQVAMDRSLQSMGLDSLMAVELAISLEQRVGVRLPAMMFQDSPTVEQVAERIVARLNGAASDEDSQATLALSEMARRHAEDISESELRNMVGHVAPEGEKA, translated from the coding sequence ATGATGGACAGACCTCAGTCCCCTGTGGCTATTGTCGGTATGGGGTTCCGTTTTCCCGGCAACATATATGATGCATTGGGGATGTGGAACATGCTGTCACATGGCAGATGTTGCATCACAAAAATTCCTGCAAATCGTTGGCCTGTTAACGAACTGGAACACAGCAACCGTTCAGAGCCGGGGCGTAGCGTTACTTTCGCGGCGGGCGTGTTGTCCGATATTGACAAATTTGACGCGGCTTTTTTTGGTATATCGCCCCGCGAAGCCGCCTGGCTTGACCCACAGCAACGGCTGCTGCTGGAAATGGCCTATGAAGCCATGGAAGATTCCGGCATACGCCCAAGCTCTCTGGCTGGAAGTTCTTGTGGAGTATATATCGGTATTTCCGGCCTGGATTATGGGCAACATGCCTTGGAAGACATGGCAAGCATGTCCGCTTATGTAATGACGGGCAATACCCTTAGTGTCGCGGCCAACAGACTATCATATTTTTTTGATTTGCATGGGCCGTCCATGTCTGTGGACACGGCCTGCTCTTCGTCTTTGGTTGCCCTGCACCATGCTTGCCAGGCCGTGTCCGGCGGCGAGGTGCCAATGGCCCTGGCTGGCGGAGTGGGCTTGCTTATGCATCCCTACTCTTTTGTGGGCTTCAGCAAGGCGAATATGTTGTCAGCCCGGGGGCACTGCCGCCCGTTTGACGCCTCTGCCGATGGGTATGTGCGTGCCGAGGGCGGTGCCGTTCTTTTGCTCAAGCCTCTTCATAAGGCGCTTGAAGACGGCGATCCTATCCATGCAACAATAGTTGCTAGCGGCGTCAATGCTGATGGTGGGCGTAAGTCCGGTCTGACCATCCCCAGCGTGGCAGCTCAGGCGGAGTTGATGCGCCATGTGCTTCTTAAAAGTCAACTTCGTCCTGAGGATGTTGATTTCATCGAAGCCCACGGTACGGGCACGCCTGCGGGTGATCCGGTGGAGGTGGCGTCCATTGGCCAGGCATATGGAGACGGCCGAGGTCGCCCTGTTCCTATCAGTTCCGTCAAGGCCAATGTTGGGCATCTCGAACCGGCATCGGGCATGGCTGGCCTCGTCAAAGCTGTTCTGGCGCTAAAGAATAAATTTTTGCCACCTATGTCGCTGGATTTTACTCCCAATCCAGCCATTGATTTTAAAGAAGCCAATGTGGAGTGTGCTGCCTGCGGAATATCCTTGCTAAGGAAAGACGAAAAGCCGCTCACAGCGGGCGTCAATTCTTTTGGCTTTGGCGGGGTCAACGCCCATGTAATCTTACAGGCGGCACCTCTGAGGGCAGCTTCTCCGGCAAAGCTCGCGGCCACTCTACCTCCTCTGTTATTAAGCGCCCGTTCTGAAGACGCTTTGTGCGCCATGGCGGCAAACTATGCGGACCATATCGAGCGGGCAGGGCTTCCAGGCTACTACGATATCGCCTACGGAGCAGCTTTTCACCGTGACCGTATGGAAAAGCGCCTGGCCCTTTTCAGAGAAAATTTTGATGAAATAGTGCCTGCTTTGCGCTCCTGGGCTGCGGGCGATCGCTCCGCGCACATTCTGCGGGAAGATACCATTGGGAAAGAAGGCGGCATTGTTTTTGTCTACACTGGCAATGGCGCTCAATGGCATGGCATGGGGCGTACCCTCTATATAGAGTCTGCAGATTTTGCGGCCATCATGTCTTCGCTGGATAAGGACATGCGTCCATTGCTGGGCTTTTCGCTACTGGATGTCCTGCAAGGAGAGGATCCAGAGATTCTGCAGGACACGACAGTCAGCCAACCTTTGTTGTTTTCCATTCAGGTGGGTGTGACCAACCTTTTGCGGAAGTGGGGCATCGCTCCGCAAGCCGCCATGGGACACAGTGTGGGGGAAATTACGGCTGCCTGGGCGACCGGGGCCTTGAGTCTTCAACAGGCCATACAGGTTATTTGCGCCCGCAGTCATGCGCAAGGAAAAACGCGCGGGAGCGGCCGTATGGCCGCTGTGGGCATGTCGGCTGGCGCGGCGCATGAGCTTATTCAAGAAATGGGCTTGGCTGCGGAGGTGGAGATTGCGGGCATAAATTCTCCCAATAATATCACGCTGTCCGGCAAGTTGGACGCTCTGTTGCAGATACAGGCGCATCTGCAGCTGGAAAATACATTTTTTCATCTGCTTGAACTCGATTATGCTTTTCATAGCCGCAGTATGGACAGTATAAAGGATGTTCTCGCACAAAAACTTGAAGGTTTTTGCCCTTCGCCAACCTCTGCCGTTTTGGCTTCCACTGTAACGGGGCGAAAGATCGAAGGCAGCGCTCTGGGCAGTGAGTATTGGTGGAACAATGTACGTCAGGCCGTGCGTTTTTCTGACGCTGTGCAAGAGCTGGCTAGTTTGGGATTTCGGATTTTTGTGGAAGTTGGCCCGCATGCCATTCTCCAACGGTATTTGCGTGAAACTCTGAGCGCTTCCGGCATCAAAGGACGTATTTTTTCCACGCTGTTGCGCGGTGACGATGGTAAGGAACGCATCGCCAGGCTGGCGATGCGTCTGCATCTGTTTAGTGATGAAACGAATCTGCGGGCATTTTTTCCGTATGAAGGCGAGCGCGTCCGCCTTCCTCTTTATCCCTGGCAGAAAACGCGTTGCTGGTTTCCCCGCACAAGCGAATGCGCGCTGGACAAGCGGCGCACACATCCCCTGTTGGGTTGGCCTCTGGAAGGCGTGGATCTGATTTGGGAAAACATTCTTGATCCCGACAAGGATATTTGGCTTGCCGACCATAACGTGGGGGGAGCCGTTGTTTTTCCTGGGGCGGGCTATGTGGAAATGGCGCTTGCTTGCGCACATGCCTGGTCGGGCAATGAGCACGTTGTGCTGGAATCTCTGGATATTGCCATTCCTTTGGTTTTTGAAGGGGGGAATGCCCAGTGCGTCCGGTGTAGCCTGCACACGGCAGATGGAACCTTTCGTATCGTCAGCCGGCCTCGATTGGGAACCGGTGATTGGGTGCAGCATGCCAGCGGGCGTATTCTTTCCGCAACCGGGCGCACGCCCGATCTGGATATGCGTGCCTTGCCGCAGGGCTGCCAGGAAATGAATGGGGCGGCACTTTATGCCCTGGCGGAAGCGCTTGGTCTGGAATACGGCCCAGCTTTTCAAGTGGTGCAAAATGTGCGAGCGCACAACGACAGGTTTGATGTAGATTTGATACCGGTGGCCGCAGATGCACAAGATTATCTTTTGCATCCTGTTGTATTGGACGCCTGCTTTCATTCCTTGGTGAGCCTGCAGGCTCACGATGACGCCAGTCTTCAGGTAGCTTATCTTCCCGTCAAAATGGGCCGGTTTGATCGCTGTGCGCCCGGTGTCGTTACCCGCATCAAAGCGCGGGTGCACCATTGGGGGCGGCGCTCTCTGGGAGCAGATTTTGAGCTGTGGGATGAGGCGGCGGGGCGCCTTGTGGCTTGTGTCTCAGACTGCCGTTTTCGCTCTATGCCTTTGTCTCACGCCATGCGGCAAAGTGTGGAAGAGTGGAGCATTCTACCCTGGCTGCACCCGCTTGCATGTGAAGAAAAGGTTCGGACGACCCCATCACTCGACAGTCTCATGGCTCTACTGGCGCCCACTTCGGACGCCTTTGAGGCGTCACGCGAGTCTTGGTTCAAGCATGTTTTGCCGCTGATGGAAGCCATGACGCTTGCCTTCGCATGGCAGGCCTTCCGTTCTTTGGCGGCGGATGATCCCCACTGGGCGCAAAAAATCTCTGGGGCTTATGCCCAGTGGTTGATGTGTCTGTTGCGGGATGAAGGTCTGCTTGAACAGCGTAATGGAGAATGGCTGCTTGCTTCCGAGAGTGGCATTCCTCCTGTGGAGAGTTTGTGGCAAGACGCTCTGCGCCACGACTCCCGAAGCCTTCCCTCTCTTTTGGCGCTTGGGCGCACAGGGCTGCATCTTGAAAATGTATTAAGCGGCCAGATGGATGGTGGGGCGTTGCGGGAAGAAATTTATACCGCTTCCGTTGCCAGGGCTTTCAATCACGCGGATCCCGCCAACTTGGGGATGGAGCGGGCCCTGAATGCGGTGGTGCAGCACTTGGCGGAAACCTGGTCCGGGCCAACTCGACTGAGAATACTTGAAATCGGGGCTGCACCTGGAAACCTGACAAAGCTGCTGGACGCCAAGCTGCCTGAAGACCGGTTTGAGCATGTGCTGGCGCTGTGTAACAGCGAAGCCACGCATCAGGCACGGGCGCGCTATGAAAAGCATCCCTCAGTAACTGTTGTTTCTTGCGATGCAGTGCAGCTGTCTTTTGATGATGAAAAAATATTCCAGCGGTCTTTCGATGTGATCGTGCTTCGACATGCGTTGCATAAGGCAGACAACCTGAGAGGCGCGCTGTCGAAAATACGTGGACTGCTGTCCAGTAATGGTCTGCTGCTTGCAGTCGAGCGGCACCCAGACTGGAGCACGGATTTTCTGGAAGGCCTGGATTCTGCGTGGTGGCAAGTGAATCCGGCCGAGCCTGAAAACCCTCTTTCTTCTCTGCTTGTTCCTGAAGCCTGGCAGCAGGCTTTTGAAGAACATGGCTTCAGCTCATGCCGGATATACAAAGAGTCGGCCGCTGAAGGGCTTGCAGAAGGAGCCTATTTGCTGCTTGCCGCCGGGCCTGATGAACAGTGCGAGATTGTGGACATTCCTGAAAAGAAAGAGTGGCTCCTGCTGGGTGATGCAGCATCAGAGCATCTGGCGGAAAGCCTTTGCGCCCGCCTGCAAGCCAAAGGGCAGCAGGTGGTTTGCACCTGCCATGAGAACCCGCAGGCAGTGGGCAATGCAGACCATGTTGTTTTTTTGCGTGGGGGCCATGCCACACCGCAAGAGGTAACGCCCACACTGGACGATCTGCTGTATTATGTTCGGCAGTGCGTGGAGCATGACGCTGCGCCCCGGCTTTGGATTGTTACCCGTGGAGGAGCCCTGGATTCCGGGCTGCCTGAGGGGTGTGAGGTTAGGCCCGCCCAATGTGCGTTGTGGGGGCTGGGGCGAGTTGTTGCCAGCGAATACGACCAGCTTCATTGTACGCTGGTTGACGCTCCTTACCTGTTGAATGATGAAGATGCCGCACGGTTGCTGGAACAGGAGTTTTTGTATTCTGACGACACTGATGAGGTGCTGTTGACCCCGCGTGGCCGTTACGCCCTCAGGCTCAAAAAAGGTGGCGCCGCTGCTGCCGCCTCCATTACTCCAATGGATCGATGCCGTCTGGACTTCATGCGCCCTGGAAAGTTGGGCAATTTGACATGGTACGCTGATAATAAACGCGTTCTCGCTCCGGATGAGGTCGAAGCGCGTGTTATGGCGACGGGACTTAACTTTCGGGACGTGATGCTGACTATGGGACTGCTGCCGGATGAAGCCGTTGAAAACGGCTTTGCTGGCCCCAGTCTTGGACTTGAGTTCGCCGGTGTCGTAACGCGGGTTGGGCATGCAGTTGAGGATTTGCAGCCTGGCGACACGGTGGTGGGCTTTGCCCCCGCGTGTTTTGCCAGTCATGTGGTGACGCCAAAGCACGCCGTGGTGCGCATTCCAGAAACCTGGAATTATGAGGCCGCGGCCACTATTCCCACTGTATTTTTTACAGCCTGGTATGCCTTGAACTATCTGGCACGGTTGCAGCCTCATGAAACTGTGCTCATCCATGGTGCAGCTGGCGGTGTGGGAATTGCCGCCATCCAGATCGCCCATCATTTGGGGGCAAAGGTTTTCGCCACGGCAGGGAGTGAGGAAAAACGTGATTTTCTGCGCCTCATGGGGGTAGAGCATGTTTTTGATTCACGCAGTTTATCCTTTGCGGATGACGTGCTTGCCGCCACGGGTGGAGCGGGCGTGGATGTTGCGCTCAATTCCCTGGCGGGAGAAGCCATGCGACGCAGCCTTGGGGTGCTTAAACCTTTTGGCCGCTTTCTTGAGCTGGGTAAAAGGGATTTTGTAGAAAATACCTCTCTGGGTTTGCGCCCCTTTAAAGAAAACATCAGTTATTTCGCCATTGATGCTGACCAATTGCTTACGGCTCGCCCCGCGTTGGCTGCGAAGCTTTTCCAGGAAGTTATGCGACTTTTGGAAGAGGAAGTACTTGCGCCTCTGCCATACAGGATTTTTCCTGCCACAGATGTGGTGGCAGCGTTTCGTACCATGCAGCAAGCCCAGCATATAGGCAAAATTGTTGTCTCGCTTGCCGACCTGCCGCCCGTGCCGCACGTTGGTGAGTCGCCAGCCACATTGGATCTCAGTGGAGCAGGCACATGGCTGGTCACTGGAGGTCTGAGCGGATTTGGGCTGGCCACGGCCGATCACTTGGCAAAGCGTGGTGTCAGGCATCTTGTGCTTGTGGGGCGGCGTGGAGCAACAACGCCGGAAGCCGTGCAAGCCCTGGAAAGCCTCGCAGATCAGGGGGTAAACGCGCGAGCTGAGGCCTGTGACGTGTCGGACGCAGCTGCCGTACGCGCGCTCGTGGAACGTGTTGCCGCAACAATGCCGCCGCTTACAGGGGTGGTGCACGCCGCCGCAGTTTTTGACGACCGTTTTTTGGCACAAATGGACAAGCAAAGTCTGGATGCTGTGTTGTCTCCAAAACTGTATGGCGCATGGCATTTACACGAAGCAACCTTGGGCCTTTCGCTGACGCATTTCGTGCTTTATTCCTCCATTAGCACTGCATTGGGCAATCCTGGGCAAGGCAACTATGTTGCCGCGAATGCTGGCTTGGAAGGCTTGGCACGATTGCGCGTCAGTATGGGGCTGCCAGCTGCGTGCATTGCTTGGGGGCCTGTGGGAGACGTGGGCTATCTGACGCGGAACGATGCCGTGAAAAAAACTTTGGCACAGCGACTTGGCAAAGCACCGATGTCTTCTTCTGAAGCTATGGAGCAGTTTGATGCCGCCCTTGCCGCCGGCGGTTTACATATTCTGGCCAATGTGGATTGGGGGGCGGTTCTGGGTATGTTTCCACGCGCCGCGTCCCGCTTTGATCTGATCGGGCGCCATGCCGTTTCGCAACGTGGGCCGGAAACATCTCTGGATATCCATCAGTTACTGGATGGAAAAAGTCCCGAGCAAGTCTTGGAGATTATACGCGGCCTTATTGCCGAAGAGGTTGCGCAGGTTCTCGCTTTGGGAGTGGGGCAAGTGGCCATGGATCGTAGCTTACAGTCTATGGGGCTGGATTCATTGATGGCCGTTGAATTGGCCATAAGCCTGGAGCAGCGCGTCGGTGTGCGTTTGCCTGCCATGATGTTTCAAGATTCCCCTACTGTGGAGCAGGTGGCCGAACGTATTGTGGCGCGATTGAACGGTGCCGCGTCCGATGAAGACAGCCAGGCGACGCTTGCGCTGTCAGAAATGGCCCGGCGTCATGCTGAAGATATTTCAGAAAGCGAACTGCGCAATATGGTTGGGCATGTTGCCCCTGAAGGAGAAAAGGCATGA
- a CDS encoding aminotransferase class I/II-fold pyridoxal phosphate-dependent enzyme, with protein MSLNPTLQIINHMLGRKSHKATPFEASRQASAQRITKASDSRASFGNHPALTNLRMLTTAAERFGIGNPFFKLHEGVGGHHTNIGGKQYLNFSHYSYLGLNGHPEVNEAAQKAIDSYGTSAGASRLVAGERPVQRQLEEALAAVYGVEDCLAFVSGHATNVSTISTLFGHNDLIIHDSLIHNSVLEGIRLSGATRRPFPHNDLKALENLLASLRSRFERVCIIVEGVYSMDGDMPDLPALVRIKLKYDAFLMVDEAHSLGVLGATGKGLAEYWGLPGTDVDIWMGTLSKTLAGCGGYIAGSRDMVEILKFSAPGFVYSVGLSPPLAAASLEALRIMQREPDRVRCLHDRSSLFLGLARESGLDVGTSQGFSIVPVILGSSRKAVALSNQLFEHGINVQPIIHPAVEEKAARLRFFLSAMHTEEEIRRTCQTMALLAHGKDVSHAL; from the coding sequence ATGAGTTTGAATCCTACTCTCCAGATCATTAACCACATGCTTGGACGAAAATCTCATAAGGCGACCCCTTTTGAGGCATCGCGGCAAGCCAGCGCCCAAAGGATTACCAAGGCTTCGGACTCTCGAGCCAGTTTTGGCAATCACCCGGCATTGACAAATTTGCGTATGCTTACAACCGCTGCCGAACGCTTTGGTATAGGTAATCCCTTTTTCAAGCTACATGAAGGCGTCGGGGGACATCATACAAACATAGGTGGCAAGCAATATCTCAATTTTTCACACTATAGCTACCTGGGATTGAATGGGCACCCCGAAGTCAACGAAGCTGCCCAGAAAGCTATTGATTCGTATGGAACCTCTGCCGGGGCCAGTCGCCTTGTTGCAGGTGAACGCCCCGTGCAGCGCCAGTTGGAAGAAGCTTTGGCTGCTGTCTATGGTGTGGAAGATTGTCTGGCCTTTGTCAGCGGACACGCCACTAACGTCAGTACCATCAGCACGCTGTTCGGGCATAACGACCTGATCATTCATGACAGTTTGATTCACAACAGCGTGCTGGAAGGGATTAGGTTATCGGGGGCAACACGTCGACCATTTCCGCATAACGATCTCAAGGCCCTGGAAAACCTGCTTGCCTCTCTGCGTTCTCGTTTCGAGCGCGTCTGCATTATTGTTGAAGGTGTTTACAGCATGGATGGCGATATGCCAGACCTGCCCGCATTGGTGCGTATCAAGCTGAAATATGATGCCTTTCTTATGGTGGACGAAGCCCATTCTTTGGGAGTGCTTGGGGCTACGGGGAAAGGGCTTGCGGAATATTGGGGGCTTCCCGGAACCGATGTGGACATTTGGATGGGAACCTTGAGTAAAACCCTTGCCGGCTGCGGCGGGTATATTGCCGGTTCCCGCGATATGGTGGAAATTTTAAAGTTTTCGGCACCGGGCTTTGTGTACAGCGTTGGCTTGTCCCCACCGTTGGCGGCCGCGTCGCTTGAGGCTTTGCGCATCATGCAGCGCGAGCCGGATAGAGTGCGTTGCCTGCATGACCGCTCAAGCCTTTTCTTGGGGCTGGCCCGCGAGAGCGGTCTTGATGTGGGTACGTCACAAGGCTTTTCTATTGTTCCTGTCATCCTTGGCAGTTCTCGTAAAGCCGTCGCGCTCTCTAATCAGCTTTTTGAGCACGGAATCAACGTACAGCCCATTATTCATCCAGCTGTGGAAGAAAAGGCCGCACGACTACGCTTTTTTCTTTCCGCTATGCACACGGAAGAAGAGATCAGGCGCACGTGCCAGACAATGGCACTGCTGGCTCACGGGAAGGATGTTTCTCATGCGTTGTAA